The DNA region CACGCTGCATTTCCGCCAGCACTTCGGTCTTCCACGAGGTGCGCAGGGTGCGGTCCTGGACCACGTCGAAAACGCGCGCGTCCGGCTGCGCGGCGATGCGGTCGGCCAGCGCCGACTGCATGTGGACCAGGCCAAGGCGCGCCAGGTCCGGCAGGGCCTGCGTCAGCGGCAGGTCCAGGTGGTCCAGCATCCAGCGCCACCGCAGGCGGGTGGCGGCGATGACTTCCTGGGCCAGGCGGGTGCGCTCGTTGAGCACCTCGACGCGGGTGATCTCGGCGTCCTCGGCGTCTTCCGACTTGCCCAGCGGCAGCGGTTCGGCCAAGAAGGCATCCAGCGCGTCCAGCAGCTTGAGCTTGTTGCGGGTCGACAGCTCGATATTGATGCGTTCGATGTGGTCCGTGTACTCACCCATGCGGCTCAGCGGGATCACCACGTCTTCGTTGATCTTGAAGGCGTTGGTGTGGCGCGCGATGGCGGCGGTGCGCGAGCGGTCGGCCCAGAACTTCTTGCGCGCTTCCGCGCTCACCGCCACGAAACCCTCGCCGTGGCGGGTGTTGGCCAGGCGCACCACCTCGCTGGCGGCGGCCGCCACGCCGGCGTCGTCGTCGCCGACGATGTCGCCGATCAGGACCATCTTGGGCAGCACGCCCCGCTTGCTCTTGGTGACGTAGCCCACGGCGCGCAGATAGCGCTCGTCCAGGTGCTCCAGGCCGGCCAGGATGGCGCCGCGCGCCTTGCCCTCGGTGTCCAGGTAGTGCTTGACCTCGACGATCGACGGAATGGCGTCGCGCGCCTGGCCGAAGAATTCCATGCAGACGGTGCGCGTATGCGCGGGCATGCGGTGCAGCACCCAGCGCGCGGAGGTGATCAGGCCGTCGCAGCCTTCCTTCTGCACGCCCGGCAGGCCGGCCAGGAACTTGTCGGTGACGTCCTTGCCCAGGCCTTCCTTGCGGAAGCGGCGCCCTTCGATTTCCAGGATGTCGCTGCGCAGCGGCGTGGCGCCCGGCTTGCCGCGGCCGTCGAACCACTTGAGCTCGAAACGGACCACGTCCACGTCATGGATCTTGCCCATGTTGTGCGCCAGCCGCGTCACTTCCAGCCAGTTGCCCTCGGGATCGACCATGCGCCACCAGGCCAGGTTGTCCAGCGCGGTGCCCCACAGCACGGCCTTCTTGCCGCCCGCGTTCATGGCGATATTGCCGCCCACGCAGGAGGCTTCCGCCGAGGTGGGATCGACCGCGAAGACGAATCCGGCCGCGGCGGCGGCGTCGGCCACGCGCTTGGTGACCACGCCGGCGCCGGTGAAAATGGTCGCGACTTCCCCATCGCGGCCCGGCAGGGTACAGGACTCCACCTGGCCCAGCGTCTCGAACTTCTCGGTGTTGATGACGGCCGATTTCCAGGTCAGCGGAATCGCGCCGCCGGTATAGCCGGTGCCGCCGCCGCGCGGAATGATGGTCAGGCCCAGCTCGATACAGCCCCGCACCAGGGCGGCGATTTCTTCCTCGCTGTCGGGCGTCAGCACCACGAAGGGGTATTCGACGCGCCAGTCGGTGGCGTCGGTGACGTGGGCCACGCGCGAGAGGCCGTCGAACTTGATGTTGTCGCGCGCGGTGACGCGTCCGAGGACCTTCTGCGCCTGCTTGCGCAGCGCGTCGGTTTCGTCGAATTGCGCTTCGAAGGCGGCAATGGCGGCGCGGGCGCGCTCGATCAGTTGCAGCACCTTTTCGTCGCGGTAGAGGTCCCGGCCTTCCTGGAAATCGATGCGCGCCGGCTCGCGGCGCTTGTCGATTTCGGACAGGCGATGGTGCAGGGCCTCGATCAACTGGCGGCGGCGCTTGGGGTTCTCCAGCAGGTCGTCCTGCAGGTAGGGATTGCGGCGCACCACCCAGATATCGCCCAGCACTTCGTACAGCATGCGCGCGGAACGCCCGGTGCGGCGCTCGGCCCGCAGATCGGAGAGCAACTGCCACGCGTCCGCGCCGAGCAATCGGCCGACGATTTCCTTGTCGGAAAACGAGGTGTAGTTGTAGGGGATTTCTCGCAGGCGGGCGCCGGGAGCCGGCGGCGTCGCCGCGTCGAGGATCAGGCTGGCGATGGGGGCGTTCATGGATGCTGAGGGTGGGCCCTTAAAAGCGCATTTTACGTCATGGCCGCGGGGGAACCGGGGGATAACCCCCGGCCGGCGCGGGGAAAGCGTTGCACGGCCGCACGCTTACAAATATCTGAGCGAAACGGGCGGGCGAAGACCGGCGCGCCGGCCGCGGGCAATGGACGATCCTTGGCGGCCGGAGCGGAAGCCGCCGCATCGCCGGCGCCGGCCGCGCGGGACACCCGCGTCGGCCCTCGGCCCTCACCCTTGCGGGAACAGCCAGAGCAGGCCGCCGGTCATCGCGACGTAGCGCAGGAATTTACCGATAGCCATGTAGACCACGCAAGGCCAGAAGGCCAGGCGCAGCCATCCCGCCACGGCGCACAGCGGGTCGCCCACGCCCGGCAGCCACGACAGCAGCAAGGCGGGCGGCCCCAGCCGGTGCAGCCACTCATGGGCATGCTTGTGCCAGCGGCTCTCGGTGGCGGTGGACTTGGCCTCGTCCGCCTTGTGGGGATGCTTTTCCTTCCATTTCTCGGCGGCGCGCCAGGCGCCCAGGCCCATGGCGTAGCTGATGGCCCCGCCGATGGTGTTGCCCGCCGTCGCCACCAGGATGGCCGGCCAGAACATGTCGGGCGCCAGCTTGACGTAGCCGAACACGGCCGGTTCCGAGCCCAG from Bordetella genomosp. 10 includes:
- a CDS encoding DUF3683 domain-containing protein, which encodes MNAPIASLILDAATPPAPGARLREIPYNYTSFSDKEIVGRLLGADAWQLLSDLRAERRTGRSARMLYEVLGDIWVVRRNPYLQDDLLENPKRRRQLIEALHHRLSEIDKRREPARIDFQEGRDLYRDEKVLQLIERARAAIAAFEAQFDETDALRKQAQKVLGRVTARDNIKFDGLSRVAHVTDATDWRVEYPFVVLTPDSEEEIAALVRGCIELGLTIIPRGGGTGYTGGAIPLTWKSAVINTEKFETLGQVESCTLPGRDGEVATIFTGAGVVTKRVADAAAAAGFVFAVDPTSAEASCVGGNIAMNAGGKKAVLWGTALDNLAWWRMVDPEGNWLEVTRLAHNMGKIHDVDVVRFELKWFDGRGKPGATPLRSDILEIEGRRFRKEGLGKDVTDKFLAGLPGVQKEGCDGLITSARWVLHRMPAHTRTVCMEFFGQARDAIPSIVEVKHYLDTEGKARGAILAGLEHLDERYLRAVGYVTKSKRGVLPKMVLIGDIVGDDDAGVAAAASEVVRLANTRHGEGFVAVSAEARKKFWADRSRTAAIARHTNAFKINEDVVIPLSRMGEYTDHIERINIELSTRNKLKLLDALDAFLAEPLPLGKSEDAEDAEITRVEVLNERTRLAQEVIAATRLRWRWMLDHLDLPLTQALPDLARLGLVHMQSALADRIAAQPDARVFDVVQDRTLRTSWKTEVLAEMQRVFPGSACKKVLDEMRAIHARVLKSRVFVALHMHAGDGNVHTNIPVNSDDYEMLREANEAVARIMQIARDLDGVISGEHGIGLTKYEFLTQEELQPFQDYKRKVDPQGRFNAGKLMPGADLTHAWTPSFNLMGHESLIMQQSEIGAISSSVKDCLRCGKCKPVCATHVPRANLLYSPRNKILATSLLVEAFLYEEQTRRGVSLKHWEEFEDVADHCTVCHKCYNPCPVDIDFGDVSMNMRALLRRMGKKSFNPGTAAAMFFLNAKDPATINATRKAMVGVGYKVQRAANDLLSGLARKQTRKPPASVGKAPLREQVVHFINKKMPGGLPKQTARKLLDIEDANYVPIIRDPKTTSADTEAVFYFPGCGSERLFSQVGLATQAMLWHAGVQTVLPPGYLCCGYPQRGNGMNDKADQIITDNRVLFHRVANTLNYLDIKTVVVSCGTCYDQLAGYEFEKIFPGCRLIDIHEYLLEKGIKLDGVQGVRYMYHDPCHTPMKLQDPMKTVKSLVGDGAIKSDRCCGESGTLAVSRPDVSTQVRFRKEEELRKGGQALRADGYDGDVKVLTSCPSCLQGLSRYQGDTSMEADYIVVEMARHILGEDWMASYVKRANAGGIERVLV
- a CDS encoding YqaA family protein, whose amino-acid sequence is MEESLMSSINWLLQLLALPNVGLSAIFIISLISATLLPLGSEPAVFGYVKLAPDMFWPAILVATAGNTIGGAISYAMGLGAWRAAEKWKEKHPHKADEAKSTATESRWHKHAHEWLHRLGPPALLLSWLPGVGDPLCAVAGWLRLAFWPCVVYMAIGKFLRYVAMTGGLLWLFPQG